One genomic segment of Nonomuraea coxensis DSM 45129 includes these proteins:
- a CDS encoding GNAT family N-acetyltransferase, translating into MIERAVPADAGEILTVQRAAYVSEAQLYGDPYIPPLVESLEQLRKAIEGAVVLKALDGDRRIVGAVRGQLSGTTCLVGRLVVVPDRQGQGLGTALLRALHEQVPQATAFDLFTGHLSAGNLKLYRRLGYRETHRERMDDHLTMVHLRREPEPGPVA; encoded by the coding sequence ATGATCGAGCGGGCGGTGCCGGCGGACGCCGGGGAGATCCTCACCGTGCAGCGGGCGGCCTACGTGAGCGAGGCCCAGCTCTACGGCGACCCCTACATCCCGCCGCTGGTCGAGTCGCTGGAGCAGCTTCGCAAGGCCATCGAGGGCGCCGTCGTGCTCAAGGCGCTCGACGGTGACCGCCGCATCGTCGGCGCCGTACGCGGCCAGCTCTCCGGCACCACCTGCCTGGTCGGCCGGCTGGTCGTCGTCCCCGACCGGCAGGGGCAGGGCCTCGGCACGGCGCTGCTGCGGGCGCTGCACGAGCAGGTGCCGCAGGCCACCGCGTTCGACCTGTTCACCGGGCACCTGTCGGCGGGCAACCTCAAGCTCTACCGTCGGCTGGGCTACCGGGAGACGCACCGTGAGCGGATGGACGACCACCTGACGATGGTCCACCTGCGCAGGGAGCCGGAGCCCGGGCCCGTAGCCTGA
- the coaE gene encoding dephospho-CoA kinase, with product MLKIGLTGGIGSGKSEVSRRLAAHGAVVIDADKIAREVVEPGTAGLARVVTAFGEEVLRPDGALDREKLGSIVFADSQKLAVLNGIVHPLVGERVARLQADAPGDAVVVYDVPLLAENKLAPMYDVVIVVDAADEVRIQRLAEHRGMAEADAKARIAAQASREDRLAVADVVIVNEGSLEELDARVTEVWADLLQRAARG from the coding sequence GTGCTGAAGATTGGGCTCACCGGCGGCATCGGATCCGGCAAGAGTGAGGTGTCCAGGCGGCTCGCGGCTCATGGCGCGGTCGTGATCGACGCCGACAAGATCGCGCGCGAGGTCGTCGAGCCCGGCACGGCCGGGCTGGCACGGGTGGTCACGGCCTTCGGCGAGGAGGTGCTCCGCCCCGACGGGGCCCTCGACCGCGAGAAGCTGGGCTCGATCGTCTTCGCCGACTCCCAGAAGCTGGCCGTGCTCAACGGCATCGTGCATCCGCTCGTGGGGGAGCGGGTGGCGCGGTTGCAGGCGGACGCGCCCGGCGACGCCGTCGTGGTCTACGACGTGCCGCTGCTGGCCGAGAACAAACTCGCCCCCATGTACGACGTCGTGATCGTCGTGGACGCGGCCGACGAGGTGCGCATCCAGCGGCTCGCCGAGCACCGCGGCATGGCGGAGGCCGACGCCAAGGCCCGCATCGCCGCCCAGGCGAGCCGGGAGGACCGGCTGGCGGTCGCCGACGTCGTCATCGTGAACGAAGGATCGCTGGAGGAGCTGGACGCGCGGGTGACCGAGGTCTGGGCCGACCTGCTCCAGCGGGCCGCCCGCGGCTGA
- a CDS encoding SDR family NAD(P)-dependent oxidoreductase encodes MGTYVVAGGTTGMGRGLALHHLRAGDRVTVVGSDPGRGRALLDEAARLGAGERATFVRADLTSVAENRRVIEEVKARHDALDGLILTAIRHFGTRTLTPDGFEATFALYYVSRLLLSHGLTDLLEKGGRPMIVNVCGVGVTKGTIHWDDLSLSRGYSGIKALLQGGRATDLLGVAYPDAHPGGRTRFLLHHPGFTDSGSGSLPQPARALVRLLAKVAAQPVDKAVAPIIELMADPPAGRLLAYDRRTPVDPSIPTLDPAAARRLHDLTRHLLD; translated from the coding sequence ATGGGAACGTACGTGGTGGCGGGCGGCACGACCGGGATGGGGCGCGGCCTGGCGCTGCACCACCTGCGGGCCGGCGACCGGGTGACGGTGGTCGGCAGCGACCCGGGCAGGGGGCGGGCCCTGCTCGACGAGGCGGCCCGGCTGGGGGCCGGGGAGCGGGCCACGTTCGTACGGGCCGACCTGACCTCCGTCGCGGAGAACCGGCGGGTGATCGAGGAGGTCAAGGCCCGGCACGACGCCCTCGACGGGCTCATCCTCACCGCCATCCGGCACTTCGGGACCCGCACGCTCACCCCCGACGGCTTCGAGGCCACCTTCGCGCTCTACTACGTCAGCCGCCTCCTGCTCAGCCACGGCCTCACGGACCTGCTGGAGAAGGGCGGCCGGCCGATGATCGTGAACGTGTGCGGCGTCGGCGTCACCAAGGGCACGATCCACTGGGACGACCTGTCGCTCAGCCGCGGCTACAGCGGCATCAAGGCCCTGCTCCAGGGCGGGCGGGCCACGGACCTGCTGGGCGTCGCCTACCCGGACGCGCACCCCGGCGGGCGTACCCGCTTCCTGCTGCACCATCCGGGCTTCACCGACAGCGGCAGCGGCAGCCTTCCCCAGCCCGCGCGGGCGCTCGTCCGGCTCCTCGCCAAGGTCGCCGCGCAGCCCGTGGACAAGGCCGTCGCGCCCATCATCGAGCTGATGGCCGATCCGCCCGCCGGGCGGCTGCTCGCCTACGACCGGCGTACGCCGGTGGACCCGTCGATCCCGACGCTCGACCCGGCCGCCGCCCGCCGCCTCCACGACCTGACCCGCCACCTCCTCGACTGA
- a CDS encoding TetR/AcrR family transcriptional regulator translates to MPKRDREATRARLLEAARLRFARDGYDATSVRDVAADAGVDATLIFRYFGSKKALFDAVTADLPAGLPGDGPPEELVARMVGAVVFQDWTRYGGEHPLVAMLRSSAHEDARLRMREEVCGTYVRALADLAEGGDAELRAELLSAWLVGIGILRSVVGTPALSGAALTDLAPHIESVATALLGRPMRGTSEG, encoded by the coding sequence ATGCCGAAGAGGGACCGGGAGGCCACCAGGGCCCGGCTGCTGGAAGCCGCCCGGCTGCGCTTCGCCCGCGACGGCTACGACGCCACCAGCGTCCGCGACGTCGCCGCCGACGCCGGCGTGGACGCCACCCTGATCTTCCGCTACTTCGGCTCCAAGAAGGCCCTGTTCGACGCGGTCACCGCCGACCTCCCGGCCGGCCTCCCCGGGGACGGCCCGCCGGAGGAACTGGTCGCCCGCATGGTCGGCGCGGTCGTCTTCCAGGACTGGACCCGCTACGGCGGCGAGCACCCCCTGGTCGCCATGCTGCGCTCCTCTGCCCACGAGGACGCCCGCCTGCGGATGCGCGAGGAGGTCTGCGGCACCTACGTCCGGGCGCTGGCCGACCTGGCCGAGGGCGGGGACGCCGAGCTGCGCGCCGAGCTGCTCAGCGCCTGGCTGGTCGGCATCGGCATCCTGCGCTCGGTCGTCGGCACCCCGGCGCTGTCCGGGGCGGCGCTCACCGACCTCGCCCCGCACATCGAGAGCGTGGCGACCGCGCTGCTCGGCCGCCCCATGCGGGGCACGTCAGAAGGGTGA